One window of the Eucalyptus grandis isolate ANBG69807.140 chromosome 8, ASM1654582v1, whole genome shotgun sequence genome contains the following:
- the LOC104457251 gene encoding probable esterase PIR7A isoform X1, whose protein sequence is MEGKETEREKHFVLVHGACHGAWCWYKVATLLKSSGHKATALDMAAAGVHPKQPQELNSIVEYVEPLFEFFEGLPRGEKVILVGHSMGGVVISLAMERFPEKIAVAVFVAAFMYGPELSFETVYEEHVRRLDSFMDTKYAFDDGPEKPPTSFLFGYNFMASKLYQLSPPEDLTLASYLARPLRMFPDRSRFKAEATVTTSKYGSVPRVYIVCDQDLGIKEDMQRWMIERNPVDEVCVIPNSDHMVMFSKPLEFCSTLKQIAENYS, encoded by the exons ATGGAGGgcaaagaaacagagagagagaagcacttTGTGCTGGTCCACGGGGCTTGCCATGGAGCATGGTGCTGGTACAAAGTGGCCACCCTTCTGAAGTCCTCAGGCCACAAGGCCACTGCCCTGGATATGGCCGCTGCAGGGGTCCATCCGAAGCAGCCCCAAGAGCTGAACTCGATTGTGGAATATGTCGAGCCGCTGTTCGAATTCTTTGAGGGTCTTCCACGAGGAGAGAAGGTGATCCTGGTGGGGCATAGCATGGGTGGGGTTGTGATTTCATTGGCCATGGAGAGATTTCCTGAGAAAATTGCAGTTGCTGTGTTTGTAGCTGCATTCATGTATGGTCCTGAGCTCAGTTTTGAAACTGTTTATGAGGAG CATGTTCGCAGATTGGATTCATTCATGGACACAAAATATGCTTTTGATGATGGCCCTGAAAAGCCTCCAACCAGTTTTCTGTTTGGATACAATTTCATGGCCTCTAAGCTGTATCAACTCTCTCCACCCGAG GATTTGACATTGGCCTCCTACTTGGCGAGACCTCTCCGCATGTTTCCAGACCGATCCAGATTCAAGGCGGAAGCAACGGTCACAACGTCGAAGTATGGTTCGGTTCCTCGAGTTTACATTGTGTGCGACCAAGACTTGGGGATAAAAGAAGACATGCAGAGATGGATGATCGAACGCAATCCAGTGGACGAAGTTTGTGTGATCCCTAATTCAGATCACATGGTCATGTTCTCCAAACCATTGGAGTTTTGTTCTACTCTCAAACAGATTGCAGAAAATTATTCCTGA